A stretch of the Lolium perenne isolate Kyuss_39 chromosome 3, Kyuss_2.0, whole genome shotgun sequence genome encodes the following:
- the LOC127345772 gene encoding uncharacterized protein, with protein MVHCKQARRRPKGAADAPKNRERAPLPGYMRPTSSSGARAGRESTTAPSAAPLPERDSAAPGARMPSAARATCSSALKSALARGGSPGCGRVCRYAYCSLKGHAHAPAAPPLGTFVAARRRLIKTEQRMKHRGVSAFRNTKTNNAAGLGGHGFFVQVYPNSNASAKAASSGSSCSGLSAEEMEAAVAFGRREAQGKWGGPDGSVDGSCGSSDVISDGFAETAATVTARSRRPKDEVDGDGDAWGRQDQEEAEDSGGCCRSDISEELGARYQGNTSSKDHGSGVTSVESSMDDISSAFGGMCFEDAGSDPTDGQRNKLTMSRRGTAPRDEERIRPFNPRAPNFLQVEPDADAEKVDLRHQETDDRKNAEEWMVDYALRRTVKKLARAQKRKVEMLVQAFEAVLPPVPGENNAMQQEGDKKGFTLTRTWQALS; from the exons ATGGTGCACTGTAAGCAGGCGCGCAGGAGGCCCAAAGGCGCCGCCGATGCCCCCAAGAACCGGGAACGCGCGCCCCTCCCCGGGTACATGAGGCCGACCAGCAGCTCCGGCGCCAGGGCTGGCCGGGAGTCGACCACCGCCCCCTCCGCCGCTCCCCTTCCGGAGCGGGACTCCGCGGCGCCCGGCGCGAGGATGCCGAGCGCGGCCCGCGCGACGTGCTCCTCCGCCCTGAAGAGCGCACTTGCCCGCGGCGGCAGCCCTGGCTGCGGCCGCGTGTGCCGGTACGCCTACTGCTCGCTCAAGGGCCACGCCCACGcccccgccgcgccgccgctcggGACCTTCGTGGCGGCGCGGAGGCGGCTGATCAAGACGGAGCAGCGCATGAAGCACAGGGGCGTCTCCGCGTTCCGCAACACCAAAACCAACAATGCTGCCGGCCTCGGCGGCCACGGTTTCTTCGTCCAGGTATATCCCAACTCCAACGCCAGCGCCAAGGCGGCGAGCTCAGGTTCGAGCTGCAGCGGCCTCTCCGCGGAGGAGATGGAAGCGGCGGTCGCTTTCGGGCGCCGGGAAGCGCAGGGCAAGTGGGGCGGTCCGGACGGCTCTGTCGACGGCTCCTGCGGCTCCAGCGACGTGATCTCGGATGGTTTCGCCGAGACGGCGGCGACGGTGACGGCGAGGTCTCGCAGACCCAAAGATGAGGTTGATGGAGACGGGGACGCTTGGGGTCGTCAAGATCAAGAAGAAGCAGAGGACTCTGGCGGCTGCTGCAGGTCCGATATCTCGGAGGAGCTGGGTGCAAGGTACCAAGGCAACACGTCCTCCAAAG ATCATGGCAGCGGCGTCACTTCAGTGGAATCCTCGATGGACGACATATCCAGTGCGTTCGGTGGGATGTGCTTCGAAGATGCAGGTTCTGATCCTACCGATGGCCAGAGGAACAAGTTGACCATGTCCAGGAGGGGAACAGCACCTAGAGACGAGGAGCGAATTCGGCCATTCAATCCCAGGGCTCCAAACTTTCTTCAGGTAGAGCCTGATGCAGATGCTGAGAAGGTTGATCTCAGGCACCAGGAGACCGATGATCGCAAGAATgcagaggagtggatggttgattaTGCGCTTAGGAGGACGGTCAAGAAACTAGCTCGTGCTCAGAAGAGGAAGGTGGAGATGCTCGTCCAGGCCTTTGAAGCTGTTCTACCACCAGTTCCAGGGGAGAACAACGCCATGCAACAAGAAGGTGACAAGAAAGGCTTCACACTGACAAGGACATGGCAGGCACTCAGCTGA